The genome window ACAATCTCGACCTTGAGCTTTTGCAAGAACTCAACGGTGTACTCAGAACCGCGATAGCGTTCTGTCATGCCCTTCTGACGGCCAAAACCTCTAACTTCAGAAACAGTCATCCCCACAATACCAGCATTGACGAGCGCGATTTTCACTTCGTCTAGTTTAAAGGGGCGAATAATAGCTTCAACCTTTTTCAAGTTTCTCACTCCTAACACTACTACTTTCGTTATATTACTTAATCGGCGTGACATCTTTTAATATCACTGCCAACGGCAAGTATTTTGTCAAATATATTACCTTATGTTGTACTCGCGATGAAATGCACGCCAACCTTTAACAATATTCTCGGATTTTCCGGGGGCGCGGGTTCTCGGCTCC of Oscillatoria nigro-viridis PCC 7112 contains these proteins:
- a CDS encoding P-II family nitrogen regulator, giving the protein MKKVEAIIRPFKLDEVKIALVNAGIVGMTVSEVRGFGRQKGMTERYRGSEYTVEFLQKLKVEIVVENDQVDMVVDKIIAASRTGEIGDGKIFISPVEQIIRIRTGEKNLEAI